A stretch of the Heliangelus exortis unplaced genomic scaffold, bHelExo1.hap1 Scaffold_77, whole genome shotgun sequence genome encodes the following:
- the ACADM gene encoding medium-chain specific acyl-CoA dehydrogenase, mitochondrial isoform X1 — translation MSALGAARKLRSIAGQGWRSLASKPAQNVQINKPGAGFSFELTDEQKEFQATARKFAVEEIIPVAAEYDRTGEYPFPLIKRAWELGLINSHIPESCGGLGLGTFEACLITEELAYGCTGVQTAIEANSLGQMPVIIAGNEQQKKKYLGRMTEEPLMCAYCVTEPGAGSDVAGIQTRAEKKGDEYLINGQKMWITNGGKANWYFLLARSDPDPKAPAGKAFTGFIVEANSPGIQVGRKELNMGQRCSDTRGIVFEDVRIPKENVLGAEGAGFKIAMGAFDRTRPPVAAGAVGLAKRALDEATKYALERKTFGKPIAEHQAVSFLLAEMALKVELGRLAYQRAAWEVDVGHRNTFYASIAKAFAGDVANQVAADAVQIFGGNGFNTEYPVEKLMRDAKIYQIYEGTAQIQRMIIAREHLGKYKA, via the exons ATGTCGGCGTTGGGGGCAGCGCGG aagcTCCGGAGCAttgcagggcagggctggagatcTTTGGCCAGCAAACCTGCACAAAATGTACAAATCAACAAACCTGGGGCTGGCTTTAGTTTTG aACTCACAGATGAGCAGAAGGAGTTCCAAGCTACTGCTCGAAAATTTGCTGTGGAGGAAATTATTCCAGTTGCTGCAGAATATGACAGGACTGGAGAG TATCCTTTTCCTCTCATAAAACGGGCCTGGGAACTTGGTCTGATCAATTCCCACATCCCAGAAAGCTGTG gtGGCCTTGGCCTTGGCACCTTCGAGGCGTGTCTGATCACTGAGGAGTTGGCCTACGGGTGCACGGGGGTGCAGACTGCCATCGAGGCCAACTCCCTGGGG CAAATGCCAGTGATCATTGCAGGGAACgagcagcaaaaaaagaaatatttgggCAGAATGACAGAGGAGCCCCTGATGTGT gCTTACTGCGTGACCGAGCCCGGCGCCGGCTCCGACGTTGCCGGGATCCAAACCAGAgctgagaagaaaggagatgaatatttaattaatgGCCAAAAAATGTGGATCACCAACGGGGGGAAGGCAAATTg gTATTTTTTGCTGGCTCGTAGTGACCCAGACCCCAAAGCTCCTGCAGGCAAAGCCTTCACTGGCTTCATCGTGGAAGCCAACAGCCCCGGGATCCAGGTTGGAAGAAAG gagctgaACATGGGGCAGCGCTGCTCGGACACGCGGGGAATCGTTTTTGAGGATGTGAGGATTCCAAAGGAAAACGTCCTGGGAGCTGAGGGCGCCGGCTTCAAAATTGCCATGGGAGCTTTTGACAGGACCAGACCTCCT GTGGCAGCTGGTGCTGTTGGTTTGGCCAAAAGGGCCCTGGATGAAGCCACAAAATACGCCCTGGAGAGAAAAACTTTTGGGAAACCAATTGCTGAG cACCAGGCTGTGTCCTTCCTGCTGGCTGAGATGGCCCTGAAGGTGGAGCTGGGCAGGCTGGCTTACCAGAGGGCAGCGTGGGAGGTGGACGTGGGGCACAGGAACACTTTTTATGCCTCCATAGCCAAGGCCTTTGCTGGGGACGTGGCCAACCAGGTGGCTGCTGATGCTGTGCAGATTTTTGGGGGAAACGGCTTCAACACGGAGTATCCTGTGGAGAAACTGATGAGGGATGCAAAGATTTATCAG atttATGAGGGAACTGCTCAGATCCAGAGGATGATCATAGCTCGGGAGCACCTTGGAAAATACAAAGCTTga
- the ACADM gene encoding medium-chain specific acyl-CoA dehydrogenase, mitochondrial isoform X2 gives MSALGAARKLRSIAGQGWRSLASKPAQNVQINKPGAGFSFELTDEQKEFQATARKFAVEEIIPVAAEYDRTGEYPFPLIKRAWELGLINSHIPESCGGLGLGTFEACLITEELAYGCTGVQTAIEANSLGQMPVIIAGNEQQKKKYLGRMTEEPLMCAYCVTEPGAGSDVAGIQTRAEKKGDEYLINGQKMWITNGGKANWYFLLARSDPDPKAPAGKAFTGFIVEANSPGIQVGRKELNMGQRCSDTRGIVFEDVRIPKENVLGAEGAGFKIAMGAFDRTRPPVAAGAVGLAKRALDEATKYALERKTFGKPIAEHQAVSFLLAEMALKVELGRLGTSSWGLFYPFPFLLGSF, from the exons ATGTCGGCGTTGGGGGCAGCGCGG aagcTCCGGAGCAttgcagggcagggctggagatcTTTGGCCAGCAAACCTGCACAAAATGTACAAATCAACAAACCTGGGGCTGGCTTTAGTTTTG aACTCACAGATGAGCAGAAGGAGTTCCAAGCTACTGCTCGAAAATTTGCTGTGGAGGAAATTATTCCAGTTGCTGCAGAATATGACAGGACTGGAGAG TATCCTTTTCCTCTCATAAAACGGGCCTGGGAACTTGGTCTGATCAATTCCCACATCCCAGAAAGCTGTG gtGGCCTTGGCCTTGGCACCTTCGAGGCGTGTCTGATCACTGAGGAGTTGGCCTACGGGTGCACGGGGGTGCAGACTGCCATCGAGGCCAACTCCCTGGGG CAAATGCCAGTGATCATTGCAGGGAACgagcagcaaaaaaagaaatatttgggCAGAATGACAGAGGAGCCCCTGATGTGT gCTTACTGCGTGACCGAGCCCGGCGCCGGCTCCGACGTTGCCGGGATCCAAACCAGAgctgagaagaaaggagatgaatatttaattaatgGCCAAAAAATGTGGATCACCAACGGGGGGAAGGCAAATTg gTATTTTTTGCTGGCTCGTAGTGACCCAGACCCCAAAGCTCCTGCAGGCAAAGCCTTCACTGGCTTCATCGTGGAAGCCAACAGCCCCGGGATCCAGGTTGGAAGAAAG gagctgaACATGGGGCAGCGCTGCTCGGACACGCGGGGAATCGTTTTTGAGGATGTGAGGATTCCAAAGGAAAACGTCCTGGGAGCTGAGGGCGCCGGCTTCAAAATTGCCATGGGAGCTTTTGACAGGACCAGACCTCCT GTGGCAGCTGGTGCTGTTGGTTTGGCCAAAAGGGCCCTGGATGAAGCCACAAAATACGCCCTGGAGAGAAAAACTTTTGGGAAACCAATTGCTGAG cACCAGGCTGTGTCCTTCCTGCTGGCTGAGATGGCCCTGAAGGTGGAGCTGGGCAGGCTGGGAACTTCCTCCTGGGGACTTTTTtacccttttcccttcctcctgggGAGTTTCTga
- the TEKT3 gene encoding tektin-3: MGLVGSPLTSTFAHPRSIPTKFLPAISTLASSYQNRVPHYPLPQTFGLPWLPEAYYKTAASFPTLAPFSPKFPELPPGKKLPFVSNRTSLCTRYTPEDWNLSNLTNFRGSEASRRAAEGLRADTSRMLQDKHQQTKKTQEESTKSLGSRVNDIGFWKSELSRELEAMIGETNALTELKERMERALAETEAPLQVAQECLLHREKRMGIDLVHDEVEKQLLAEVDLIRSCQERMKQSLERARGQLSSNRGAQQELERDLAHKQTAQQIDDKCHHLRDTSDGISYYRGVEQIDATISVPESWAKFTDSNILLSQGERASSAKLRDSMENLLEVAAEEMWRQFNEVNVAFTNRIAETADAKSKIQSHLAKTLQEIFQLEMKIEAIRKGIRDKEPALKVAQTRLEKRTRRPHVELCRDSAQLRLVSEVYELDRTIQTLQQRLRDAEESLQVLARSKATLEHDLAVKSNSLFLDQEKCLGMRRSFPSTARLRGCA, translated from the exons ATGGGGCTGGTTGGCTCTCCCTTAACATCAACCTTCGCCCACCCAAGATCAATCCCAACCAAATTCCTGCCTGCCATCAGCACCTTGGCTTCCAGCTACCAGAACCGGGTCCCTCACTACCCGCTGCCTCAGACTTTCGGCCTCCCCTGGCTGCCCGAGGCCTACTACAAAACGGCCGCCTCCTTCCCCACTTTGGctcctttttcccccaaattccCCGAGCTCCCTCCCGGCAAGAAGCTCCCGTTTGTGTCCAACAGGACCTCTCTCTGCACCCGTTACACCCCCGAGGATTGGAACCTTTCCAACCTCACCAACTTCAGAGGGTCGGAGGCCTCGCGCCGCGCCGCCGAAGGCCTGAGGGCCGACACCTCCCGGATGCTCCAAGATAAACACCAGCAGACCAAGAAAACCCAGGAGGAAAGCACCAAAAGTTTGGGAAGCAGGGTCAACGACATCGGATTCTGGAAGTCGGAGCtctccagggagctggaggcCATGATTGGGGAAACCAACGCCCTGACAGAGCTgaaggagaggatggagagagCCCTGGCTGAGACAGAGGCCCCGCTCCAG GTGGCTCAGGAATGTTTGCTCCATCGGGAAAAAAGGATGGGAATTGACCTGGTCCATGATGAGgtggagaagcagctcctggca gaAGTGGATCTCATCAGATCCTGCCAGGAAAGGATGAAGCAGAGCCTGGAGAGGGCCAGGGGTCAGCTCAG ctccaacAGGGGggcccagcaggagctggagagggacctGGCCCACAAGCAGACAGCCCAGCAGATTGATGACAAGTGCCACCACCTCAGGGACACCTCTGATGGCATCAGCTACTACAGAGGGGTGGAGCAGATCGATGCCAC GATCTCAGTGCCAGAATCCTGGGCTAAATTCACGGATTCCAACATCCTCCTATCCCAGGGGGAAAGGGCCAGCTCTGCCAAGCTGAGGGACAGCATGGAGAACCTTCTGGAAGTGGCAGCTGAGGAAATGTGGCGCCAATTCAACGAAGTCAACGTTGCCTTCACCAACCGCATCGCCGAGACTGCTGATGCCAAGAGCAAGATCCAGAGCCACCTGGCCAAG ACCCTTCAGGAGATTTTCCAGCTGGAGATGAAGATAGAAGCCATCCGGAAAGGAATCAGGGATAAGGAGCCAGCCCTGAAAGTGGCTCAGACCCGGCTGGAAAAACGAACCAGGAGACCCCACGTGGAGCTGTGCAGGGACTCAGCTCAGCTCCG CCTTGTCTCCGAGGTCTATGAGCTGGACCGGACCATCCAGACCctgcagcagaggctgagggatGCCGAGGAGTCCCTGCAGGTCCTGGCCCGTTCCAAGGCCACCCTGGAGCACGACTTGGCCGTCAAATCCAACTCCCTTTTCCTGGATCAGGAAAAATGCCTGGGAATGCGCCGGAGCTTCCCCAGCACCGCCCGGCTGCGGGGCTGTGCTtag